In Piliocolobus tephrosceles isolate RC106 chromosome 4, ASM277652v3, whole genome shotgun sequence, the following are encoded in one genomic region:
- the LOC111528251 gene encoding histone H3.3, with translation MARTKQTARKSTGGKAPRKQLATKAARKSAPSTGGVKKPHRYRPGTVALREIRRYQKSTELLIRKLPFQRLVREIAQDFKTDLRFQSAAIGALQEASEAYLVGLFEDTNLCAIHAKRVTIMPKDIQLARRIRGERA, from the coding sequence ATGGCTCGTACAAAGCAGACTGCCCGCAAATCGACCGGTGGTAAAGCACCCAGGAAGCAACTGGCTACAAAAGCCGCTCGCAAGAGTGCGCCCTCTACTGGAGGGGTGAAGAAACCTCATCGCTACAGGCCTGGTACTGTGGCGCTCCGTGAAATTAGACGTTATCAGAAGTCCACTGAACTTCTGATTCGCAAACTTCCCTTCCAGCGTCTGGTGCGAGAAATTGCTCAGGACTTTAAAACAGATCTGCGCTTCCAGAGCGCAGCTATCGGTGCTTTGCAGGAGGCAAGTGAGGCCTATCTGGTTGGCCTTTTTGAAGACACCAACCTGTGTGCTATCCATGCCAAACGTGTAACAATTATGCCAAAAGACATCCAGCTAGCACGCCGCATACGTGGAGAACGTGCTTAA